GTAAGCCCTAGATGCCCAAAGACGACGACATCCCGGCCGAAGGGGCCACCGGGGAAGGCGAATCGCCCGGGGATACGGCCAAGCCTGCGCCGGAGCCCGCGCCCGAATCCGCCGAGAAACCGAAGCCCAAGCCCGCCGCCAAGCCCGTCCCCAAGAAGGAGCCGGAGAAGTCCTACCGCCTCTCCGTCTCCGCCGCCCCGCATCTCAAGAGCCCCGAGGACACCGCGAGAATCATGCGCTGGGTCCTGGTCGCCCTCCTGCCCGCCCTGGCGGGGGCGGTGTGGTTCCAGGGCTGGCGGTCGCTGATGCTCGTCGCCGTCGCCGCGGTGAGCGCCGTGGTCTTCGAGGCGGTCATCCAGCTCGTCACCAAGAAGCCGGTGACCGTCATGGACGGCTCGGCGGTGGTG
This genomic stretch from bacterium harbors:
- a CDS encoding RnfABCDGE type electron transport complex subunit D; protein product: MPKDDDIPAEGATGEGESPGDTAKPAPEPAPESAEKPKPKPAAKPVPKKEPEKSYRLSVSAAPHLKSPEDTARIMRWVLVALLPALAGAVWFQGWRSLMLVAVAAVSAVVFEAVIQLVTKKPVTVMDGSAVV